The Anguilla anguilla isolate fAngAng1 chromosome 4, fAngAng1.pri, whole genome shotgun sequence genome has a window encoding:
- the si:dkey-73n8.3 gene encoding retinol dehydrogenase 11 isoform X2: protein MDMFRRVTGKSWSSEVRLDGKTAIVTGANTGIGKETARDLAKRGARVILACRDMEKAELAVREIMRDTGVADVIPSQLDLADTKSICEFAEHIYNSESSLHFLINNAGVALCPYSTTADGYEMQFGVNHLGHFFLTFLLLDLLKHSAPSRVINLSSMTHKMGRIHFEDMNSEMSYHPAQAYAQSKLANILFTRELAKKLEGTGVTVYAVNPGMVNSDAFRHLNNSIQTFMKAFSFLLRRPAEGAYTTLYCALTPDLKSGGYYSNCSQAECSRAASDDRTARILWMVSCQMLGIRWR from the exons ATGGATATGTTCAG gagAGTTACTGGGAAAAGCTGGTCATCTGAGGTCAGGCTGGACGGGAAAACGGCGATTGTGACCGGAGCCAACACGGGCATTGGGAAAGAGACAGCGAGGGATCTGGCCAAAAGAG GAGCTCGGGTGATACTGGCTTGCCGGGACATGGAGAAGGCTGAGCTGGCAGTCAGGGAGATTATGAGAGACACCGGGGTTGCCGATGTTATTCCCAGCCAACTAGATCTTGCAGACACCAAGTCCATTTGCGAGTTTGCTGAGCATATTTATAACT CAGAAAGTTCTTTGCACTTTCTCATCAATAATGCTGGCGTAGCATTATGTCCATACTCAACCACTGCAGATGGATATGAGATGCAGTTTGGAGTCAACCACCTAG GCCACTTCTTCCTCACTTTCCTACTGCTGGACCTGCTGAAGCACTCAGCACCCTCCAGGGTGATCAACCTCTCCTCCATGACACACAAAATGGGCAGGATCCACTTTGAAGACATGAACAGTGAGATGAGCTACCATCCGGCCCAGGCCTACGCGCAGAGCAAGCTGGCCAACATCCTGTTTACCCGGGAGCTGGCCAAGAAGCTGGAAG GCACGGGAGTGACGGTGTACGCTGTAAATCCAGGCATGGTCAACAGCGATGCGTTCAGGCACCTGAACAACTCCATTCAGACGTTCATGAAGGCTTTCAGCTTCCTTCTCAGAAGGCCAGCTGAAGGAGCCTACACTACCCTGTACTGCGCACTGACTCCGGACCTGAAGTCTGGAGGATACTACAG TAACTGCTCCCAAGCGGAATGTTCCAGAGCTGCTAGTGATGATCGCACCGCCCGCATCCTGTGGATGGTCAGCTGCCAGATGCTAGGGATCCGTTGGAGATGA
- the zgc:112332 gene encoding retinol dehydrogenase 12, which yields MHSIRNFFCGQWSSSARLDEKTVIITGANTGIGKETARDLAKRGARVIMACRDMAKAEAAKKEIVQDSGNQNVVISRLDLSDTKSIREFAELINKEEKQVNILINNAGIMMCPYSKTVDGFEMQFGVNHLGHFLLTFLLIDLIKRSAPARIVIVASVAHSWGSIRLDDINSEKSYDTAKAYCQSKLANVLFTRSLAKRLQGTGVTVYSLHPGVVQSELWRNLSTAMQMAVKVSRPFTKTSVQGAQTSIYCAVAPQLEKESGGYYSDCAPARCTRAASDDEMAQKLWELSCQMLGITWD from the exons ATGCATTCAATAAG AAACTTTTTCTGTGGTCAGTGGTCCTCCTCTGCTAGGCTTGATGAGAAAACAGTGATTATAACTGGGGCCAATACAGGCATTGGAAAAGAGACAGCCAGGGATCTTGCAAAGAGAg GGGCTCGTGTAATTATGGCTTGCAGGGACATGGCAAAAGCGGAGGCAGCAAAGAAAGAAATCGTACAGGATTCTGGAAACCAAAATGTTGTCATCAGTAGACTTGATTTGTCTGACACCAAGTCAATCAGGGAATTTGCCGAGTTAATTAACAAGG AGGAGAAACAGGTTAACATTCTCATCAACAATGCTGGAATTATGATGTGCCCATATTCTAAGACAGTGGATGGTTTTGAGATGCAATTTGGAGTTAACCACTTGG GTCACTTCCTGCTGACGTTCCTGCTGATTGATCTGATTAAACGCTCGGCCCCAGCCAGAATTGTCATCGTGGCCTCGGTGGCGCACAGCTGGGGCAGCATTAGGCTGGATGACATCAACAGTGAGAAGAGCTATGACACAGCCAAGGCGTATTGTCAGAGCAAGCTGGCCAATGTCCTCTTCACACGTTCCCTGGCCAAGAGGCTACAAG GCACTGGTGTGACAGTGTACTCTCTCCACCCGGGAGTGGTGCAGTCAGAGCTGTGGAGGAATCTCAGCACGGCCATGCAAATGGCCGTCAAGGTGTCCCGGCCTTTCACCAAGACATCTGTGCAAGGCGCACAGACCTCCATCTATTGTGCCGTTGCACCACAGCTGGAGAAGGAAAGTGGGGGATATTACAG TGACTGTGCACCAGCACGGTGCACAAGAGCTGCCTCAGATGATGAAATGGCCCAGAAACTGTGGGAACTCAGCTGCCAGATGCTTGGAATTACATGGGACTGA
- the si:dkey-73n8.3 gene encoding retinol dehydrogenase 11 isoform X1 has protein sequence MITHTDRRVTGKSWSSEVRLDGKTAIVTGANTGIGKETARDLAKRGARVILACRDMEKAELAVREIMRDTGVADVIPSQLDLADTKSICEFAEHIYNSESSLHFLINNAGVALCPYSTTADGYEMQFGVNHLGHFFLTFLLLDLLKHSAPSRVINLSSMTHKMGRIHFEDMNSEMSYHPAQAYAQSKLANILFTRELAKKLEGTGVTVYAVNPGMVNSDAFRHLNNSIQTFMKAFSFLLRRPAEGAYTTLYCALTPDLKSGGYYSNCSQAECSRAASDDRTARILWMVSCQMLGIRWR, from the exons ATGataacacacactgacaggagAGTTACTGGGAAAAGCTGGTCATCTGAGGTCAGGCTGGACGGGAAAACGGCGATTGTGACCGGAGCCAACACGGGCATTGGGAAAGAGACAGCGAGGGATCTGGCCAAAAGAG GAGCTCGGGTGATACTGGCTTGCCGGGACATGGAGAAGGCTGAGCTGGCAGTCAGGGAGATTATGAGAGACACCGGGGTTGCCGATGTTATTCCCAGCCAACTAGATCTTGCAGACACCAAGTCCATTTGCGAGTTTGCTGAGCATATTTATAACT CAGAAAGTTCTTTGCACTTTCTCATCAATAATGCTGGCGTAGCATTATGTCCATACTCAACCACTGCAGATGGATATGAGATGCAGTTTGGAGTCAACCACCTAG GCCACTTCTTCCTCACTTTCCTACTGCTGGACCTGCTGAAGCACTCAGCACCCTCCAGGGTGATCAACCTCTCCTCCATGACACACAAAATGGGCAGGATCCACTTTGAAGACATGAACAGTGAGATGAGCTACCATCCGGCCCAGGCCTACGCGCAGAGCAAGCTGGCCAACATCCTGTTTACCCGGGAGCTGGCCAAGAAGCTGGAAG GCACGGGAGTGACGGTGTACGCTGTAAATCCAGGCATGGTCAACAGCGATGCGTTCAGGCACCTGAACAACTCCATTCAGACGTTCATGAAGGCTTTCAGCTTCCTTCTCAGAAGGCCAGCTGAAGGAGCCTACACTACCCTGTACTGCGCACTGACTCCGGACCTGAAGTCTGGAGGATACTACAG TAACTGCTCCCAAGCGGAATGTTCCAGAGCTGCTAGTGATGATCGCACCGCCCGCATCCTGTGGATGGTCAGCTGCCAGATGCTAGGGATCCGTTGGAGATGA